The following coding sequences are from one Salvia hispanica cultivar TCC Black 2014 chromosome 3, UniMelb_Shisp_WGS_1.0, whole genome shotgun sequence window:
- the LOC125213848 gene encoding NAC domain containing protein 50-like, with protein MGQEVAVVATAAGAAPSPTSLAPGFRFHPTDEELVRYYLRRKACGKPFRFEAVIEIDVYKSEPWELADYSSLKTRDLEWYFFSPVDRKYGNGSRLNRATGKGYWKATGKDRAVRHKSLTIGMKKTLVFHSGRAPDGKRTNWVMHEYRLCDSELERAGVTQDAFVLCRIFQKSGLGPPNGDRYAPFVEEEWDEDAVVVVPGGDTEDDVVNGDEARVECTDLDQDTPPLTMAPPQTENTTGMQSLPFLCKRERSEEDPEPLSLAQSKRGKPDENPNSSHANGSEDSTTTSQDPCTVMMTTNFTSGLLDFPLFEPKESQQPASTLAFDSSNLEKSVPPGYLKFISNLENEIMNVSMERETLKIEVMRAQAMINILQSRVELVTKENEELRRRA; from the exons ATGGGACAGGAGGTGGCGGTTGTGGCCACGGCTGCCGGAGCAGCGCCGTCTCCGACCTCTCTGGCGCCGGGCTTCAGGTTCCACCCCACCGATGAGGAGCTCGTCAGGTACTACCTCCGGAGGAAAGCTTGCGGGAAGCCGTTCCGCTTCGAAGCTGTTATTGAGATCGATGTCTACAAATCTGAGCCCTGGGAGCTTGCTG ATTACTCGTCTCTGAAGACTCGAGATCTCGAGTGGTACTTCTTCAGCCCCGTGGATAGGAAGTACGGGAATGGGTCTCGGCTGAATCGTGCCACGGGTAAGGGGTATTGGAAGGCGACCGGAAAGGATAGAGCGGTGCGCCATAAGAGTCTTACCATAGGTATGAAGAAGACGTTGGTGTTCCATAGCGGGCGGGCGCCTGATGGAAAGCGGACCAACTGGGTGATGCACGAGTATAGGCTCTGCGATTCAGAACTGGAACGGGCTGGAGTGACACAG GATGCGTTTGTGCTGTGTAGAATCTTCCAAAAGAGCGGCCTAGGACCCCCCAATGGGGACCGGTACGCCCCTTTTGTCGAAGAAGAATGGGATGAAGATGCAGTGGTGGTGGTGCCTGGGGGAGATACCGAAGATGATGTGGTGAATGGTGATGAAGCACGAGTCGAGTGTACTGATCTCGATCAG GACACTCCGCCTCTAACGATGGCTCCTCCCCAGACTGAGAACACGACTGGGATGCAGTCTCTTCCGTTTTTGTGCAAGAGGGAGAGATCAGAAGAAGACCCCGAGCCACTCTCTTTAGCTCAGAGCAAACGGGGGAAGCCTGACGAAAATCCCAACTCGAGCCACGCTAATGGATCCGAAGATTCCACCACGACCAGCCAGGATCCTTGTACAGTGATGATGACGACAAATTTTACCTCCGGACTACTGGACTTTCCTCTATTCGAGCCCAAAGAGAGCCAGCAGCCCGCGAGCACACTAGCATTCGACTCCTCCAACCTAGAGAAGTCGGTGCCACCTGGGTACCTGAAATTTATCAGCAACCTAGAGAACGAGATTATGAACGTCTCTATGGAGCGGGAGACCTTGAAGATTGAGGTGATGAGAGCCCAAGCAATGATCAACATTCTTCAATCACGGGTCGAGCTAGTGACCAAAGAAAACGAGGAGCTACGGAGACGTGCCTAG
- the LOC125211597 gene encoding ras-related protein RABC2a-like: MGSRKSSCGVNYDYSFKVLLIGDSGVGKSSLLLSFISNCQQFPHDLSPTIGVDFKIKMLTTAGKRLKLTIWDTAGQERFGSLISSYYRGAHGIILVYDVTRRETFTSLLKTWVKELERCCTDPDCIKILVGNKVDRENERAVTTEEGMALAQEHECLFFECSAKTQANVKQCFKDLTLKIMDVPSLLEKGSTPVNVKNQILKQKQVGDNGNCCS; this comes from the exons ATGGGTTCAAGAAAGAGTAGCTGCGGCGTCAACTATGATTACTCTTTTAAGGTTCTGTTGATTGGGGACTCCGGTGTTGGAAAGAGCAGCCTTTTGCTCAGTTTCATCTCCAATTGTCAGCAGTTTCCTCATGACCTTTCTCCTACTATTG GAGTAGATTTCAAGATAAAGATGCTAACCACTGCTGGAAAAAGACTGAAACTTACAATCTGGGATACAG CCGGACAGGAAAGGTTTGGATCATTAATAAGTTCATACTACCGAGGAGCACATGGTATCATCCTTG TCTATGATGTAACTAGACGAGAGACCTTTACAAGCCTATTGAAGACCTGGGTCAAGGAATTAGAGCGTTGCTGCACCGATCCTGATTGTATCAAGATACTAGTAGGCAACAAAGTTGATAGG GAAAACGAGAGGGCTGTTACCACGGAAGAGGGGATGGCTCTCGCACAAGAGCACGAGTGCTTGTTTTTCGAGTGCAGTGCCAAGACTCAAGCAAACGTGAAGCAATGTTTCAAGGACCTCACGCTTAAG ATAATGGACGTACCGAGCTTGCTGGAGAAAGGATCTACACCCGTAAATGTAAAGAACCAGATTTTGAAGCAAAAGCAAGTTGGAGACAATGGAAATTGCTGCTCCTAG